One window of the Arthrobacter sp. D5-1 genome contains the following:
- a CDS encoding APC family permease: MSTETSTPGGGSAGGDPTAVVPSKGLHAGILDLGDSVMLGLASTAPVYSLAATLGLIVAVNGNYTPLILILGFLPVLFIAYAFRELNSAMPDCGTTFFWARKAFGPWAGWLGGWGVALAGIVVLANLAQIAGKYLWLLIGDGSLADNTWLVTATGVLFIVFMTYVNHRGIRLGEHVQRTLTYIQYISLGIFAVAIVFRIAGGAPEGQAFDFEWFNPAGAFADPGAVVHGVLLALFIYWGWDTCLALNEETENPAKTPGRGAVISASVLVAIYVSVALLVMMYATIGTDGIGLGNEANQDDVFLAMKDVVLGPWGWLIIVAVLASVLSSTQTTILPTARGTLSMGVHGALPARFGKVHERFMTPGFSTQVMGAVAVVYYVAMSFLSENLLSDSISAISLFIAFYYALTGFSCVWFFRSTLKDSARNLWFRGILPLLGALSLTAAFFISAVQMWDPSYGDTQIFGIGGAFVSGVLLLALGVVLAIVCRFAPSTRGYFTGERPEAGVVRGE, encoded by the coding sequence ATGAGCACTGAAACCTCGACGCCGGGTGGCGGCTCAGCGGGCGGCGACCCCACCGCCGTCGTGCCCTCAAAAGGCCTTCACGCCGGGATCCTTGACCTTGGCGACTCCGTCATGCTGGGCCTGGCATCCACCGCGCCCGTCTATTCGCTGGCGGCCACGCTGGGGCTCATTGTTGCCGTCAACGGAAACTACACGCCGCTGATCCTGATCCTCGGCTTCCTCCCGGTCCTGTTCATTGCCTACGCCTTCCGTGAGCTGAACAGCGCCATGCCGGACTGCGGCACCACGTTCTTCTGGGCCCGCAAAGCCTTCGGCCCGTGGGCCGGCTGGCTCGGCGGTTGGGGCGTGGCCCTCGCCGGAATCGTGGTTTTGGCCAACCTGGCGCAGATTGCCGGCAAGTACCTTTGGCTCCTGATCGGCGATGGCTCCCTGGCCGACAACACGTGGCTGGTGACGGCCACCGGCGTGTTGTTCATCGTATTCATGACATATGTGAACCATCGCGGCATCCGGCTGGGCGAGCACGTCCAACGCACCCTGACCTATATCCAGTACATCTCACTGGGTATCTTCGCCGTGGCCATTGTCTTCCGCATTGCCGGCGGAGCGCCTGAAGGACAGGCGTTCGACTTTGAATGGTTCAACCCGGCCGGCGCATTTGCCGACCCCGGCGCAGTGGTCCATGGTGTGCTGCTGGCGTTGTTCATCTACTGGGGCTGGGACACGTGTCTGGCCCTCAACGAGGAAACCGAAAACCCTGCCAAGACCCCCGGCCGAGGGGCCGTCATCTCAGCCTCCGTGCTGGTGGCGATCTACGTTTCCGTAGCACTGCTGGTGATGATGTACGCCACGATCGGTACTGACGGCATCGGCCTGGGCAATGAGGCCAACCAGGATGACGTCTTCCTGGCCATGAAGGACGTAGTGCTGGGTCCCTGGGGCTGGCTGATCATCGTGGCTGTGCTGGCGTCCGTCCTGTCTTCCACACAAACCACCATCCTGCCCACCGCGCGCGGAACACTGTCCATGGGCGTGCACGGTGCGCTCCCCGCCCGGTTCGGCAAGGTCCATGAGCGCTTCATGACCCCGGGCTTCTCCACCCAGGTCATGGGTGCGGTGGCCGTGGTGTACTACGTAGCCATGAGTTTCCTCAGCGAAAACCTGCTGTCCGATTCCATCAGCGCCATCAGCTTGTTCATCGCGTTCTACTACGCCCTGACCGGCTTCTCCTGCGTGTGGTTCTTCCGCTCCACGCTGAAGGATTCTGCCCGCAACCTGTGGTTCCGCGGCATCCTGCCACTCCTCGGAGCGTTGTCCCTGACGGCGGCGTTCTTCATCTCGGCAGTGCAGATGTGGGACCCGTCGTACGGGGACACGCAGATCTTCGGCATCGGCGGGGCATTTGTCAGCGGCGTACTGCTGCTGGCCCTTGGTGTTGTGCTGGCCATCGTGTGCCGCTTCGCACCGTCCACCCGCGGCTACTTCACCGGTGAGCGGCCCGAGGCCGGAGTGGTACGCGGCGAATAG
- a CDS encoding acyl-CoA dehydrogenase family protein, producing MSDSTTNTSDVLALDSLLTVEELALRDKVRDFTAQRIRPAIARWYEDAHFPREIAPELGELGVLGMHLEGYGCPGRSAVEYGLAAMELEAGDSGIRTFVSVQGSLAMTAIHRWGSEAQKEQWLPRMAAGELIGCFALTEPSAGSDPSSMTTFARETADGWVLDGAKRWIGLASIADVMVVWANTEDGIRGFLVPAGTAGVTATPIEPKLSMRASVQCDVTFDDVRLGPEAILPGAAGLRGPFTCLNEARYGIVWGAMGAARDSYEAALEYAGTRLQFGHPLAGYQLTQEKLVNMLVEIQKGTMLALHLGRLKDAGHLRPQQISLGKLNNVREAIKIAREARTILGGNGVTLDYSPLRHANNLESVRTYEGTDEVHTLILGQHITGIGAFRG from the coding sequence ATGAGCGATTCAACGACGAACACCTCCGACGTCCTGGCCCTCGACTCCCTGCTGACGGTGGAGGAGCTGGCTCTCCGCGACAAAGTCCGTGATTTCACGGCCCAACGGATCCGTCCCGCCATCGCACGCTGGTATGAGGACGCTCATTTCCCGAGGGAGATCGCCCCCGAGCTGGGCGAGCTCGGGGTTCTGGGGATGCATCTTGAGGGGTACGGCTGTCCCGGCAGGTCCGCCGTCGAGTATGGTTTGGCAGCCATGGAATTGGAGGCCGGAGACTCCGGGATCCGCACGTTCGTCTCGGTGCAGGGTTCCCTCGCCATGACGGCGATCCACCGCTGGGGCTCCGAGGCGCAGAAGGAGCAGTGGCTTCCGCGGATGGCGGCCGGCGAGTTGATCGGATGCTTCGCGCTAACGGAACCCAGCGCGGGTTCGGATCCATCATCCATGACCACGTTCGCCCGTGAAACTGCTGATGGCTGGGTCCTGGATGGCGCCAAACGCTGGATCGGGCTCGCGTCCATTGCGGATGTCATGGTGGTGTGGGCCAACACGGAGGATGGAATCCGGGGCTTCCTTGTACCCGCCGGAACAGCCGGGGTAACGGCGACGCCGATCGAGCCGAAGCTCTCCATGCGTGCCTCAGTTCAGTGCGATGTAACGTTCGACGACGTGCGGCTGGGTCCTGAGGCCATCCTCCCGGGCGCCGCTGGACTTCGCGGACCGTTCACGTGCCTGAACGAGGCGCGTTACGGCATCGTATGGGGGGCCATGGGGGCTGCCCGCGACTCGTACGAAGCTGCCCTGGAGTACGCGGGCACCAGGCTCCAATTCGGCCACCCCTTGGCCGGTTACCAATTGACCCAGGAGAAACTGGTGAACATGCTGGTGGAGATCCAGAAGGGCACCATGCTTGCCCTTCACCTGGGCCGTTTGAAGGACGCCGGCCATCTTAGGCCCCAGCAGATTTCCTTGGGCAAGCTAAACAACGTCCGCGAGGCCATCAAGATCGCCCGGGAAGCCCGCACCATCCTGGGCGGGAACGGCGTCACCCTGGACTATTCACCCCTGCGGCATGCCAACAACCTTGAATCCGTGCGGACCTACGAGGGCACGGACGAGGTCCACACGCTGATCCTGGGCCAGCACATCACGGGCATCGGGGCCTTCCGCGGCTAA
- a CDS encoding glutathionylspermidine synthase family protein, with protein sequence MRRLPSEPRPDWKQKIEEQGLVFSTTTMPDGRKIEYWNESAYYEFTVDEVETLEKTAEEMHIMCLEAAKYLATGAMGDLGIGQQALELAGESLLAADVDVYGRFDFIYDGKGGPAKMLEYNADTPTGLIEASVAQWFWLQDVFPEKDQWNGIHEALIRQWKKLQFRTGMSTLHVAHSEAEESGEDWMTAAYMRDVASQGGWTTIGINMSDIGWDPNLNRFVDLDNFMISTMFKLYPWELMMKEPFGQRLLQRAHNPRWVEPAWKMLLSNKALLAALWHLYPHHENLLPAYLGDPGPLKEWVAKPLHGREGDNIRIHAPGIEIQQPGGYGREGWCFQQYHSLPDFDGNHPVLGLWVVDGESVGCGIRESDGPITDYFCRFVPNTIDAPAPIAPPATSYGAAL encoded by the coding sequence GTGCGTCGACTGCCCTCCGAGCCCAGGCCGGACTGGAAGCAAAAGATCGAAGAACAGGGCCTGGTTTTTTCGACCACCACCATGCCCGACGGCCGCAAAATCGAATACTGGAACGAATCGGCGTATTACGAATTCACCGTGGACGAGGTGGAGACCCTCGAGAAAACCGCGGAAGAAATGCACATCATGTGCCTGGAGGCCGCCAAGTACCTGGCCACCGGCGCCATGGGCGATCTCGGCATTGGGCAGCAAGCCCTGGAGTTGGCAGGCGAGTCACTGCTGGCCGCGGATGTGGATGTCTATGGCCGTTTTGACTTCATCTATGACGGCAAGGGCGGCCCGGCCAAGATGCTGGAGTACAACGCCGATACCCCTACCGGGCTGATCGAAGCCTCCGTGGCCCAATGGTTCTGGCTCCAGGACGTCTTCCCGGAAAAAGACCAGTGGAACGGAATCCATGAGGCCCTGATCCGGCAGTGGAAGAAGCTGCAGTTCCGCACGGGCATGAGCACGCTCCACGTGGCCCATTCCGAAGCGGAGGAATCCGGCGAGGACTGGATGACGGCGGCCTACATGCGGGATGTCGCAAGCCAGGGTGGCTGGACCACCATCGGCATCAACATGTCCGACATCGGCTGGGACCCCAACCTGAACCGGTTCGTGGACCTGGACAACTTCATGATCAGCACCATGTTCAAGTTGTATCCATGGGAGCTGATGATGAAGGAGCCGTTCGGGCAGCGCCTTCTGCAGCGCGCCCACAATCCGCGCTGGGTTGAGCCGGCGTGGAAAATGCTGCTTTCCAACAAAGCACTGCTGGCGGCCCTGTGGCATCTGTACCCCCACCACGAAAACCTGCTGCCGGCCTACCTCGGCGATCCCGGCCCACTCAAGGAATGGGTGGCCAAACCGCTGCATGGACGCGAAGGCGACAACATCCGCATCCACGCCCCCGGCATTGAGATCCAGCAGCCAGGCGGCTATGGCCGTGAAGGCTGGTGCTTCCAGCAATACCACTCCCTGCCCGACTTCGATGGCAACCATCCTGTCCTGGGTCTATGGGTAGTGGATGGCGAATCCGTCGGTTGCGGCATCCGGGAATCGGACGGCCCCATCACGGACTACTTCTGCCGTTTTGTCCCCAATACCATTGACGCCCCGGCGCCCATCGCGCCCCCTGCTACTTCCTACGGAGCTGCACTATGA
- a CDS encoding glycosyltransferase 87 family protein → MALPDVDLRAEAAAAPPRTPVQPPSVLLRLLPLAVVAVPVWMMLADWAKQGLDFSVYWFGGSILNQSGTSPSDLYGPTVASAGGPQLPFTYPPFAALVFGVLARLPQSSALMLFNVAGVAVAAWVSVTIVRYWSSKPDLRSALSSKKNCWIAAALFLGVLFLGPWRETLAFGQINIILMGLMVIDLLGGLSKRRGFRGAGFLVGVAAGIKLTPLVFGLYFLVRKDWRGLANMSIGFAGTVLLGWLLRPAESLQFWLEILPDTSRIGGAGYVDNLSIKGALLHFGVPHDAVTLPWIVLSVATVILAALLVKAASDQGARVIALSTTALAMLLISPVSWSHHWVWMAVILPAFAWTIKETPARYQAQRVVMSAVLAVSTLVFFFSPKTIGTALGSPDLNVQTPGLWIMASSAGVFCAVAILVCWFVALRRHSVRIEDVPDVPTRLRQWAARQR, encoded by the coding sequence ATGGCACTGCCTGACGTCGATTTAAGGGCCGAGGCGGCGGCTGCACCACCGCGTACACCGGTACAACCACCCTCGGTGCTCCTTCGCCTGCTGCCGCTGGCCGTGGTGGCGGTTCCGGTATGGATGATGCTCGCCGACTGGGCCAAGCAAGGCCTGGACTTCAGCGTCTACTGGTTCGGCGGAAGCATCCTGAACCAGTCCGGGACGTCGCCGTCGGACCTGTACGGCCCCACTGTCGCTTCAGCCGGCGGCCCGCAGCTCCCCTTTACGTACCCGCCGTTCGCGGCCCTCGTGTTTGGTGTGTTGGCCCGATTGCCACAATCATCGGCGCTTATGTTGTTCAACGTTGCAGGCGTCGCCGTGGCGGCCTGGGTGTCTGTCACCATCGTCCGGTACTGGTCATCGAAGCCAGATCTTCGGAGTGCGCTGTCGTCCAAGAAGAACTGCTGGATAGCCGCCGCGTTGTTCCTCGGAGTCCTGTTCTTGGGGCCGTGGCGCGAAACGCTGGCGTTCGGGCAGATCAACATCATCCTCATGGGCCTGATGGTCATCGACCTCCTGGGCGGTCTGTCCAAGCGGCGGGGCTTCCGGGGCGCAGGCTTCCTGGTGGGTGTTGCGGCCGGCATCAAGCTGACGCCTTTGGTGTTTGGCCTGTACTTCCTGGTGCGCAAGGACTGGCGTGGGCTGGCGAACATGTCCATCGGCTTTGCCGGCACGGTGCTGCTTGGCTGGTTGTTGAGGCCTGCGGAGTCCTTGCAATTCTGGTTGGAAATCCTCCCCGATACGTCCAGAATCGGCGGCGCCGGCTACGTGGACAACCTCTCCATCAAGGGCGCCCTCCTGCACTTCGGCGTCCCGCACGACGCCGTAACCCTGCCCTGGATCGTCTTGAGCGTGGCCACCGTGATCCTGGCGGCTTTGCTCGTCAAGGCGGCCAGTGACCAAGGTGCACGCGTTATTGCCCTTTCGACGACGGCACTTGCCATGCTGCTCATCAGCCCGGTTTCGTGGTCCCACCACTGGGTCTGGATGGCCGTCATCCTGCCGGCGTTCGCCTGGACCATCAAGGAAACACCGGCCCGTTACCAGGCCCAACGGGTAGTGATGAGTGCCGTGCTGGCTGTTTCAACACTGGTGTTCTTTTTCTCGCCCAAGACCATCGGCACCGCCCTGGGTTCGCCTGACTTGAATGTCCAGACGCCTGGTTTATGGATTATGGCGTCCAGTGCAGGTGTTTTCTGTGCCGTGGCCATCCTCGTCTGCTGGTTCGTTGCCCTCCGGCGTCACTCAGTCCGGATTGAGGACGTTCCGGATGTGCCGACCCGCCTGCGTCAATGGGCCGCAAGGCAACGCTGA
- a CDS encoding TetR/AcrR family transcriptional regulator yields the protein MTTKDVGRAARRGPYAKSEERRRTILDAAHEVFAAHGYRGGSLQDVADRVGMSQTSLLHYFPSKRDLLMAVLERRDEITGDAFPDDMEEGLVDSVIRTALFNENIPGVVELYIVLCAESVTDSHPGRVYFTERFERLRKSYALRFAELAAEGKLRPGVDPELAAMSLVALWDGLQTQWLLAPDEVDVVKGLRGYFTLVVLPEP from the coding sequence ATGACCACAAAGGACGTGGGCCGCGCAGCGAGGCGGGGCCCCTACGCGAAATCCGAGGAACGCCGCCGGACCATCCTGGATGCTGCCCACGAGGTGTTTGCTGCCCACGGGTACCGTGGCGGATCGCTGCAGGATGTTGCTGACCGGGTGGGGATGAGCCAAACCAGCCTGCTGCACTATTTCCCATCCAAGCGGGATCTCCTGATGGCAGTCCTGGAGCGGCGCGACGAGATCACCGGCGACGCCTTTCCGGACGACATGGAAGAAGGCCTGGTTGACTCGGTCATCCGGACGGCGCTCTTCAACGAGAACATTCCGGGCGTGGTTGAGCTGTACATCGTTCTGTGTGCGGAATCCGTCACCGACTCGCACCCCGGGCGGGTGTACTTCACCGAACGCTTCGAACGGCTGCGTAAGAGCTACGCGCTGCGCTTCGCCGAGCTGGCAGCCGAAGGCAAGCTCAGGCCCGGCGTGGACCCTGAATTGGCTGCCATGTCCTTGGTTGCCCTGTGGGACGGGCTGCAGACGCAATGGCTGCTGGCCCCCGACGAGGTGGACGTGGTGAAGGGCCTGCGCGGCTATTTCACGCTGGTGGTCCTCCCCGAGCCCTGA